Proteins encoded within one genomic window of Tamandua tetradactyla isolate mTamTet1 chromosome 11, mTamTet1.pri, whole genome shotgun sequence:
- the NOTCH3 gene encoding neurogenic locus notch homolog protein 3 — MGPGPRGRRRRPMSLPRPPVRALPLLLLLAGPGAAASPCLDRKPCVNGGRCTQLPTREAACLCPPGWVGEWCQLEDPCHSGPCTGRGVCQSSVVAGSAQFSCRCPRGFRGPDCSLPDPCLSSPCAHGARCSVAPDGRYACTCPPGYQGRSCRSDVDECRVGGKAGPCHHGGTCLNTPGSFRCQCPAGYMGPLCEDPATPCAPSPCRNGGTCRQSGDLTYDCACLPGFEGQNCEVNLDDCPGHRCLNGGTCVDGVNTYNCQCPPEWTGQFCTEDVDECQLQPNACHNGGTCFNTLGGHSCVCVNGWTGESCSENIDDCATAVCFHGATCHDRVASFYCACPMGKTGLLCHLDDACVSNPCHEDAICDTNPVNGRAICTCPPGFTGGACDQDVDECSIGANPCEHLGRCVNTQGSFLCQCGRGYTGPRCETDVNECLSGPCRNQATCLDRIGQFTCICMAGFTGTFCEVDIDECQSSPCVNGGVCKDRVNGFSCTCPSGFSGATCQLDVDECASTPCRNGAKCVDQPDGYECRCAEGTEGALCERNIDDCSPDPCHHGHCVDRIASFSCVCAPGYTGTRCESQVDECRSQPCLHGGKCLDLVDKYLCRCPPGTTGVNCEVNIDDCASDPCTFGDCHDGLNRYDCVCQPGFTGPLCNVEINECASSPCGDGATCEDGENGFRCLCPPGSLPPLCLPPSHPCTQDPCSHGTCHDAPSGFRCVCEPGWSGPRCGHSLARDACDSQPCRAGGTCVSEGSSFRCTCPPSLQGRQCELLTPCAPNPCEHGGRCESAPGQPAICSCTPSWQGPRCQQDVDECEGSSPCGPHGTCTNLAGSFSCTCHAGYGGPSCDEDIDDCNPNPCLNGGSCQDGVGSFSCSCLPGFAGLHCAHDVDECLSSPCGPGTCTDHVASFSCTCPPGYGGFHCQRDLPDCSPSSCFNGGTCVDGVNSFSCLCRPGYTGAHCQHEADPCLSQPCLHGGVCSPAHPGFRCACPKGFTGAQCQTLVDWCSRAPCQNGGLCTQTGASFYCLCPPAWSGRLCDTRSLPCREAAAHMGVRLQQLCQAGGHCVDDGGSHYCVCLEGRTGSHCEREVDPCSAQPCQHGGTCRGYMGGYMCECPAGYTGGDCEMDVDECASQPCQHGGSCVDLVARYLCSCPPGTLGVLCEINQDDCGPGPPQEPGPPCLHNGSCVDLVGGFRCACPPGYTGLRCEGDINECRPGACHAVHTRDCLQDPGGAFRCLCRAGFTGPRCEAVISPCESQPCQHGGQCRPGPGPGDALTFSCHCVPPFWGPLCERVARSCRELQCPAGVPCQQTARGPRCACPPGLSDPACRGSRGSSAGGANASCAAAPCLHGGSCRPTPLAPFFRCACAPGWAGPRCEAPEAAPEAPEEPQCPRTACLAKRGDRRCDRECNSPGCGWDGGDCSLSVGDPWRQCAALQCWRLFNNSRCDPACSSPACLYDNFDCRAGGRERACNPVYEKYCADHFADGRCDQGCNTAECGWDGLDCAAEVPALLARGVLVLTVLLPPEELLRSGADFLQRLSAILRTSLRFRLDARGRAMVFPYHGPGPEPRARRELAPEVIGSVVMLEIDNRLCLQLPENDPCFPDAQSAADYLGALSAVERLDFPYPLRAVRGEPLELPEPSMSLLPLLAAGAAFLLIVLILGVVVARRKREHSTLWFPEGFALHKDVAGTHKGRREPVGQDALGMRNMAKGESLIGEVATDWMDTECPEAKRLKVEEPGMGAEDAVDCRQWTQHHLVAADIRVAPAMALTPPQGDVEADGMDVNVRGPDGFTPLMLASFCGGALEPVPTEEDEADDTPASIISDLICQGAQLGARTDRTGETALHLAARYARADAAKRLLDAGADTNAQDHSGRTPLHTAVTADAQGVFQILIRSRSTDLDARMADGSTALILAARLAVEGMVEELIASHADVNAVDELGKSALHWAAAVNNVEATLALLKNGANKDMQDSKEETPLFLAAREGSYEAAKLLLDHFANREITDHLDRLPRDVAQERLHQDIVRLLDQPSGPRGSPGPHGLGPLLCPSGAFLPGLKAAQSGGKKNRRPPGKVGLGPQGSRGRGKKLTLSCPGPLVESSVTLSPVDSLDSPRPFGGNPTSPSGFPLEGPYAAATATAVSFAQLGGTGRVGLGRQAPGGCVLSLGLLNPVALDWARLPPPAPPGPSFLLPLAPGPQLLNPGTPVSPQERPPAYLVASGHGEEYPITGAHGSPSKARFLRVPSEHPYLTPSPESPENWASPSPPSLSDWSDSTPSPATITTGVAATVAGALPTQPLPLSVPGPLAQPQTQLGPHPEIAPKRQVLA, encoded by the exons ATGGGGCCGGGGCCCCGGGGCCGCCGCCGCCGTCCGATGTCGCTGCCGCGGCCGCCCGTGCGGGCGCtgcccctgctgctgctgctggcggGGCCGGGGGCTGCAG CTTCCCCCTGCCTGGACAGAAAACCGTGTGTCAATGGAGGTCGCTGCACTCAGTTGCCCACCCGGGAGGCTGCCTGCCT GTGCCCTCCAGGTTGGGTGGGTGAGTGGTGCCAGCTGGAAGACCCCTGCCACTCGGGTCCCTGTACTGGCCGCGGTGTGTGCCAGAGCTCCGTGGTGGCCGGCTCAGCGCAGTTCTCCTGCCGCTGTCCCCGGGGCTTCCGAG GCCCTGACTGCTCCCTGCCGGACCCCTGCCTCAGCAGCCCCTGTGCCCACGGGGCCCGCTGCTCAGTAGCACCTGATGGCCGCTATGCCTGCACCTGCCCGCCCGGTTACCAGGGCCGCAGCTGCCGCAGTGACGTGGACGAGTGCAGGGTGGGCGGCAAGGCCGGGCCCTGCCACCACGGTGGCACCTGCCTCAACACGCCCGGCTCCTTCCGCTGCCAGTGCCCGGCAGGCTACATGGGGCCGCTGTGCGAGGACCCAGCTACGCCCTGTGCCCCATCCCCATGCCGCAACGGGGGCACCTGCAGGCAAAGTGGTGACCTCACCTACGACTGCGCCTGCCTGCCCG GGTTCGAGGGCCAGAACTGCGAAGTGAATTTGGATGACTGCCCAGGGCATCGATGCCTAAATGGGGGCACCTGTGTGGATGGCGTCAACACCTACAACTGCCAGTGTCCCCCTGAGTGGACAG GCCAGTTCTGCACGGAGGACGTAGACGAGTGTCAGCTGCAGCCCAACGCCTGCCACAACGGGGGCACCTGCTTCAACACACTGGGTGGCCACAGCTGTGTGTGCGTCAACGGCTGGACAGGGGAGAGCTGCAGTGAGAACATCGACGATTGTGCTACGGCTGTGTGCTTCCACGGGGCCACCTGTCATGACCGCGTGGCCTCCTTCTACTGCGCCTGCCCCATGGGCAAGACTG GGCTTCTGTGTCACCTGGACGATGCCTGCGTCAGCAACCCCTGTCACGAGGACGCCATCTGTGACACGAACCCCGTCAACGGCCGGGCCATCTGCACCTGCCCACCTGGCTTCACAGGCGGGGCGTGTGACCAGGACGTCGACGAGTGCTCCATTG GCGCCAACCCATGCGAGCACCTGGGCCGCTGCGTGAACACGCAGGGCTCATTCCTGTGCCAGTGTGGTCGCGGCTACACCGGCCCGCGCTGCGAGACCGACGTCAACGAGTGCCTGTCAGGGCCCTGCCGCAACCAGGCCACGTGCCTTGACCGCATTGGCCAGTTCACCTGCATCTGCATGGCAG gcttcACGGGCACCTTTTGCGAGGTGGACATTGACGAGTGTCAGAGCAGCCCGTGCGTCAACGGCGGGGTCTGCAAGGACCGAGTCAACGGCTTCAGCTGCACCTGCCCCTCAG GCTTCAGCGGGGCCACGTGCCAGCTGGACGTGGACGAGTGTGCGAGCACGCCCTGCAGGAATGGCGCCAAGTGCGTGGACCAGCCCGACGGCTACGAGTGTCGTTGCGCCGAGG GGACAGA GGGGGCGCTGTGCGAGCGCAACATCGACGACTGCTCGCCGGACCCGTGCCACCACGGCCACTGTGTGGACCGCATCGCCAGCTTCTCATGCGTCTGCGCCCCGGGCTACACTGGCACGCGCTGCGAGAGCCAGGTGGACGAGTGTCGCAGCCAGCCCTGCCTCCACGGGGGCAAGTGCCTGGACCTGGTGGACAAATACCTCTGCCGCTGCCCTCCCGGCACCACAG GCGTCAACTGTGAGGTGAACATCGACGACTGTGCCAGCGACCCCTGCACCTTTGGGGACTGCCATGATGGCCTCAACCGCTATGACTGTGTCTGCCAGCCTGGCTTCACAG GCCCCCTCTGCAACGTGGAGATCAACGAGTGTGCGTCCAGCCCCTGCGGCGATGGAGCGACCTGCGAGGATGGCGAGAATGGCTTCCGCTGCCTCTGCCCACCTGGTTCCCTGCCCCCGCTGTGCCTCCCGCCCAGCCACCCCTGCACCCAGGACCCCTGCAGTCACGGCACCTGCCACGATGCCCCCAGCGG GTTCCGCTGTGTCTGTGAGCCTGGCTGGAGTGGTCCCCGCTGTGGACACAGTCTCGCCCGAGATGCCTGTGACTCCCAGCCCTGCCGGGCAGGTGGCACCTGCGTCAGTGAGGGATCCAGCTTCCGCTGCACCTGTCCCCCCAGCCTCCAAG GCCGCCAGTGTGAACTGCTGACCCCCTGTGCCCCGAACCCCTGTGAACACGGGGGCCGCTGCGAATCTGCCCCTGGCCAGCCAGCTATCTGCTCCTGCACCCCCAGCTGGCAAG GCCCACGGTGCCAGCAGGATGTGGACGAGTGTGAAGGCTCCTCTCCCTGTGGCCCACATGGGACCTGCACCAACCTGGCGGGGAGTTTCAGCTGCACCTGCCATGCAGGCTACGGGGGCCCTTCCTGTGATGAGGACATTGACGATTGCAACCCCA ACCCATGCTTGAACGGGGGCTCCTGCCAGGACGGCGTGGGTTCCTTCTCCTGCTCCTGCCTCCCCGGCTTTGCCGGCCTGCATTGCGCCCACGACGTGGACGAGTGTCTAAGCAGCCCCTGCGGCCCCGGGACCTGTACTGACCACGTGGCCTCCTTCAGCTGCACCTGCCCGCCGGGCTATGGGGGCTTCCACTGTCAGCGTGACCTGCCCGACTGCAGCCCCAG ctcCTGTTTCAATGGCGGCACCTGCGTGGACGGCGTGAACTCATTCAGCTGCCTTTGCCGGCCCGGCTACACGGGCGCCCACTGCCAACACGAGGCCGACCCATGCCTGTCGCAGCCCTGTTTGCACGGGGGCGTCTGCAGCCCCGCCCACCCCGGCTTCCGCTGCGCCTGCCCCAAAGGCTTCACTGGAGCCCAGTGCCAG ACGCTGGTAGACTGGTGCAGCCGCGCGCCTTGTCAGAACGGGGGTCTCTGCACCCAGACGGGGGCCTCCTTCTATTGCCTCTGCCCCCCCGCGTGGAGCGGCCGCCTCTGTGACACGCGGAGCCTGCCGTGCAGGGAAGCCGCAGCCCATATGG GGGTGCGGCTGCAGCAGCTGTGCCAGGCAGGTGGGCACTGCGTGGACGATGGTGGTTCCCACTACTGCGTGTGTCTGGAGGGCCGCACGGGCAGCCACTGCGAGCGGGAGGTGGACCCCTGCTCCGCGCAGCCCTGCCAGCATGGGGGCACCTGCCGCGGCTACATGGGGGGCTATATGTGCGAG tgTCCTGCGGGCTACACAGGTGGTGATTGTGAGATGGATGTGGACGAGTGCGCCTCCCAGCCCTGCCAGCATGGGGGCTCCTGTGTTGACCTGGTGGCCCGTTACCTGTGCTCCTGCCCCCCAGGAACGCTGG GTGTGCTCTGTGAGATCAATCAGGACGACTGTGGTCCAGGCCCCCCCCAGGAGCCGGGCCCCCCGTGTCTGCACAATGGCAGCTGTGTGGACCTGGTGGGGGGCTTCCGCTGCGCCTGCCCCCCAGGCTACACGGGCCTGCGTTGCGAGGGGGACATCAATGAGTGTCGCCCGGGGGCCTGCCACGCGGTCCACACCCGGGACTGCCTGCAGGACCCCGGCGGGGCCTTCCGCTGCCTCTGCCGGGCCGGCTTCACCG GTCCCCGCTGTGAGGCCGTCATATCCCCCTGCGAGTCCCAGCCGTGCCAGCATGGAGGTCAGTGTCGTCCTGGCCCAGGCCCTGGGGATGCGCTGACCTTCTCATGCCACTGTGTCCCG CCTTTCTGGGGTCCGCTTTGCGAGCGGGTGGCGCGCTCCTGCCGGGAGCTGCAGTGTCCGGCGGGCGTCCCGTGCCAGCAGACAGCCCGCGGCCCGCGCTGCGCCTGTCCCCCGGGGCTGTCGGATCCTGCGTGCCGGGGCTCCCGGGGGTCCTCGGCGGGGGGCGCTAACGCCAGCTGCGCGGCCGCCCCCTGCCTGCACGGGGGCTCCTGCCGCCCGACGCCGCTCGCCCCGTTCTTCCGCTGCGCGTGCGCGCCGGGCTGGGCCGGGCCGCGCTGCGAAGCCCCGGAGGCGGCCCCGGAGGCCCCCGAGGAGCCGCAGTGCCCGCGCACCGCCTGCCTGGCCAAGCGTGGGGACCGGCGCTGCGACCGCGAGTGCAACAGCCCCGGCTGCGGCTGGGACGGCGGCGACTGCTCGCTGAGCGTGGGCGACCCCTGGCGGCAGTGCGCGGCGCTGCAGTGCTGGCGCCTCTTCAACAACAGCCGCTGCGACCCAGCCTGCAGCTCGCCCGCCTGCCTCTATGACAACTTCGACTGCCGCGCCGGGGGCCGCGAACGCGCCTGCAA CCCCGTGTACGAGAAGTACTGCGCCGACCACTTTGCCGATGGCCGCTGCGACCAGGGCTGCAACACCGCGGAGTGCGGCTGGGACGGGCTGGACTGTGCAGCTGAGGTGCCGGCGCTGCTGGCCCGAGGCGTGCTGGTGCTCACCGTGCTGCTGCCGCCCGAGGAGCTGCTGCGCTCCGGCGCCGACTTCCTGCAGCGCCTCAGCGCCATCCTGCGCACCTCGCTGCGCTTCCGCCTGGACGCTCGCGGCCGGGCCATGGTCTTCCCCTACCACGGGCCGGGGCCTGAGCCCAGGGCGCGGCGCGAGCTGGCCCCCGAGGTGATCGG CTCCGTGGTAATGCTGGAGATCGACAACCGGCTGTGCCTGCAACTGCCCGAGAACGACCCCTGCTTCCCCGACGCCCAGAGCGCAGCCGACTACCTGGGCGCCTTGTCGGCGGTGGAGCGCCTCGACTTTCCCTACCCGCTGCGGGCCGTGCGTG GGGAGCCGCTGGAGCTGCCAGAGCCAAGCATGTCCCTGCTGCCGCTGCTGGCGGCCGGTGCCGCCTTCCTGCTGATTGTCCTGATCCTGGGCGTCGTGGTGGCCCGGCGCAAGCGCGAGCACAGCACCCTCTGGTTCCCCGAGGGCTTTGCGCTGCACAAGGACGTGGCTGGCACCCACAAGGGCCGCCGGGAGCCTGTGGGCCAAGACGCGCTGGGCATGAG GAATATGGCCAAGGGGGAGAGTCTGATAGGGGAGGTGGCCACAGACTGGATGGACACGGAGTGCCCGGAGGCCAAAAGACTGAAG GTTGAGGAGCCCGGCATGGGGGCCGAGGACGCTGTGGATTGCCGCCAGTGGACTCAGCACCACCTGGTTGCCGCTGACATCCGCGTGGCACCGGCCATGGCGCTGACCCCGCCGCAGGGAGATGTAGAAGCCGATGGCATGGATGTCAACGTGCGAGGCCCAG ATGGCTTTACCCCGCTGATGCTGGCCTCCTTCTGCGGGGGGGCCCTGGAGCCGGTGCCCACCGAGGAGGACGAGGCGGACGACACGCCCGCCAGCATCATCTCGGACCTCATCTGCCAGGGCGCCCAGCTCGGAGCGCGCACCGACCGCACCGGGGAGACCGCCCTGCACCTGGCTGCCCGCTATGCCCGGGCCGATGCCGCCAAGCGGCTGCTGGACGCTGGGGCCGACACCAATGCTCAGGACCACTCGGGCCGAACCCCGCTGCACACGGCCGTCACCGCTGACGCCCAGGGCGTCTTCCAG ATTCTCATCCGGAGCCGCTCCACAGACCTGGATGCCCGCATGGCCGACGGCTCCACTGCCCTCATCCTGGCGGCGCGCCTTGCGGTGGAGGGCATGGTGGAAGAGCTCATCGCCAGCCACGCTGACGTTAACGCCGTGGACGAGCTGG GGAAATCAGCCCTGCACTGGGCCGCGGCCGTCAACAACGTGGAAGCCACCTTGGCCCTGCTGAAAAACGGAGCCAACAAGGACATGCAGGACAGCAAG GAGGAGACGCCACTGTTCCTGGCCGCCCGTGAGGGCAGCTATGAGGCCGCCAAGCTGCTGCTGGACCACTTTGCCAACCGTGAAATCACCGACCACCTTGACAGGCTGCCACGGGACGTGGCCCAGGAGCGGCTGCACCAGGATATCGTGCGACTGCTGGACCAGCCCAGCGGGCCCCGTGGCTCCCCCGGCCCCCATGGCCTGGGGCCCCTGCTATGCCCATCTGGGGCCTTCCTCCCTGGCCTCAAGGCGGCACAGTCAGGGGGCAAGAAGAACCGGAGACCTCCCGGGAAGGTGGGGTTGGGGCCACAGGGGTCCCGTGGCAGGGGCAAGAAGCTGACGCTCTCCTGCCCAGGGCCCCTGGTGGAGAGCTCAGTCACTCTCTCGCCTGTGGACTCTCTGGACTCCCCCAGGCCCTTTGGTGGGAACCCCACTTCCCCCAGTGGCTTCCCCCTTGAGGGGCCCTATGCGGCTGCCACGGCTACGGCGGTGTCTTTCGCACAGCTTGGAGGTACAGGCCGGGTGGGTCTGGGGCGCCAGGCCCCGGGAGGCTGTGTGCTCAGCCTGGGTCTGCTGAATCCCGTGGCTCTCGATTGGGCCCGGCTGCCCCCACCCGCCCCGCCGGGTCCCTCTTTCCTGTTGCCGCTGGCGCCGGGCCCCCAGCTGCTGAACCCCGGGACACCCGTCTCCCCCCAGGAGCGGCCCCCAGCATACCTGGTAGCCTCGGGACATGGTGAGGAATACCCTATAACTGGGGCTCATGGCAGCCCCTCCAAGGCCCGCTTCTTGCGGGTCCCTAGTGAGCATCCTTACCTGACCCCATCCCCTGAGTCCCCCGAAAACTGGGCCAGCCCTTCGCCCCCCTCCCTCTCGGACTGGTCCGACTCCACACCCAGCCCGGCCACCATCACCACCGGGGTTGCTGCCACAGTGGCTGGGGCCCTGCCTACCCAGCCACTTCCTCTGTCCGTCCCTGGCCCCCTTGCCCAGCCCCAGACCCAGCTGGGGCCCCACCCCGAAATTGCTCCCAAGAGGCAGGTGTTGGCCTGA